Genomic DNA from Microbacterium lacus:
CGGCTGCGCCTCGACCGACTCGTCGGCGCGCTCGGTGAGCACGTCGCTGAGGTACTGGGGCTCGTCCTGGTCCGCGACGTCGAACTCGATACGGCCGTCGGAGCCCATGCGGCCGGGCCGGTGAACGGAGAAAGACATCCCTCCAGTCAAGCCGACACGCCTGGACAACTGCCCAGCGCCGCCTCAGCGCCTCCCTCGCACCCGTGAGACGACATCTGCACGTCGAGACTGTGGGGAAACCCCATGGTCTCGTCGCGCAGATGTCGTTTCAGCGAAAAGCGAGAAGAGCGCCGCCGGCGTCAGAGGAAGATGTCGGGGAACAGACGGTCGTCGGGGGTGCCGGGGACGGCGGCGTAGCGCGAGAAGTCGGTCACTCCGGCATCCGTCAGCACGTCTTCGACGATGAGGGTCTGACCCGTGTACGAGCGGGCGGGGCGGGTGAGCACCTCGTAGGCGGCGTCGGCGTAGATCTCGGGGGTCCGGCTCGCGGCCATCACCCGGTCGCCACCGAGCAGGTTCTGCACCGCTGCGGTCGCGATCGTCGTGCGCGGCCACAGCGTGTTCGCGGCGATCCCGTCCTTCGCGAACTCCGCGGCGAACCCGAGCGTCACCATCGTCATGCCGTACTTGGCGAGGGTGTAGCCGGTGTGCGCGCCGAGCCACTTCGGGTCGAGGTTCAGCGGCGGCGAAAGCGACAGGATGTGCGGGTTCTCGGCATCCTTCAGGATCGGCACCGCCGCCTGCGACAGCATGAACGTGCCGCGGACGTTGACGTCCTGCATGAGGTCGTACTTCTTCGCGGC
This window encodes:
- a CDS encoding NAD(P)-dependent oxidoreductase encodes the protein MSTLAGKTILMSGGSRGIGLAIALRAAADGANIALLAKTDSPHPKLEGTVHSAAEQIRAAGGNALPIVGDVRSDDDITAAVMKTQGEFGGIDIVVNNASVIDLSPSLQLAAKKYDLMQDVNVRGTFMLSQAAVPILKDAENPHILSLSPPLNLDPKWLGAHTGYTLAKYGMTMVTLGFAAEFAKDGIAANTLWPRTTIATAAVQNLLGGDRVMAASRTPEIYADAAYEVLTRPARSYTGQTLIVEDVLTDAGVTDFSRYAAVPGTPDDRLFPDIFL